From the genome of Desulfobotulus mexicanus, one region includes:
- a CDS encoding shikimate dehydrogenase — protein MDAETALFGVMGHPVAHSLSPVMHNAAFGFLGLNAVYLAFDVKDPAGVPVAMRTFGIRGMSVTLPHKEALLSLVDELDPMAEKMGAVNTLCLKDDGRIIGLNTDWCGARDALLEAGPLHGKRVAILGAGGAGRAVAFGIREAGAFPLIVNRSREKGEALACDLGADFCLLSNFTGIGMDILVNTTSLGMHPDVDTMPVQAAVLHGGMVVMDIVYNPRKTKLIRAAESLGCRVVDGLEMFIRQGALQFELWTGREAPVDCMRKAVEDVL, from the coding sequence ATGGATGCCGAGACTGCTCTTTTCGGAGTGATGGGTCATCCTGTGGCCCATAGTCTAAGCCCTGTGATGCACAATGCCGCCTTTGGTTTTCTGGGACTTAACGCCGTTTACCTTGCCTTTGATGTAAAGGATCCCGCAGGAGTTCCCGTTGCCATGAGAACGTTTGGTATCCGGGGCATGAGTGTGACCCTGCCCCATAAGGAAGCTCTCTTGTCACTGGTGGATGAGCTGGATCCCATGGCAGAGAAAATGGGAGCTGTGAATACTCTTTGTCTGAAGGATGATGGCAGAATTATCGGGCTGAATACGGACTGGTGCGGAGCCAGGGATGCCCTTCTGGAGGCAGGTCCCCTTCATGGGAAAAGGGTTGCCATTCTGGGTGCAGGAGGGGCTGGCAGGGCTGTGGCCTTCGGTATTCGTGAGGCTGGGGCTTTTCCCCTCATTGTGAACCGCAGCCGGGAAAAGGGGGAGGCGCTGGCCTGTGATCTGGGTGCTGATTTCTGTCTTCTTTCGAATTTTACGGGGATAGGTATGGATATTCTGGTGAATACAACCTCCCTTGGCATGCATCCGGATGTGGATACCATGCCTGTTCAGGCTGCCGTACTCCATGGGGGGATGGTGGTTATGGATATCGTTTACAATCCCAGAAAGACAAAGCTGATCAGGGCTGCGGAGTCCCTTGGATGCCGTGTGGTGGATGGCCTTGAAATGTTCATCCGTCAGGGGGCTTTGCAGTTTGAGTTATGGACGGGCAGGGAAGCTCCCGTTGATTGCATGCGGAAAGCCGTTGAGGATGTTTTATGA
- a CDS encoding nucleotidyltransferase family protein — MDLLVELKNIIEALDKKKIAYALCGGLALAVYARPRATLDIDIMVEPDLLDEIKDVLSDLGYNIPAAPMFFKNNAIQIHRLTKIDSDSEEHLMVDLLLATPEVRDSWEKRVTVDWDNSSLTVLSPEGLIFLKSLRKSGQDLDDIHYLKELVDEN, encoded by the coding sequence ATGGATCTTCTGGTTGAATTGAAGAATATTATTGAAGCTCTTGATAAAAAAAAGATAGCTTATGCCCTATGTGGCGGTCTGGCTCTGGCTGTTTATGCAAGGCCCAGAGCCACACTGGATATTGATATAATGGTTGAACCTGATCTTCTCGATGAAATCAAAGACGTTCTCTCAGATCTGGGATACAATATTCCGGCAGCACCCATGTTTTTCAAAAATAATGCCATACAAATACACAGGCTAACTAAGATTGACAGTGACAGCGAAGAACACCTGATGGTGGATCTGCTACTTGCCACTCCTGAGGTCAGGGATTCCTGGGAAAAAAGGGTTACTGTTGACTGGGATAACAGCAGCCTTACGGTATTGTCACCCGAAGGACTTATTTTTCTGAAATCGCTCAGAAAAAGCGGGCAGGATCTGGATGATATCCATTATCTGAAGGAGTTAGTTGATGAAAATTGA
- a CDS encoding AAA family ATPase translates to MKKRILYGEANYPAIVRENGYFVDKTAYIEKLESVKNTVFLRPRRFGKSLLCTMLESYYSVLYKENFEELFGHTWIGKNPTPLHNTLNSCTGHDG, encoded by the coding sequence ATGAAAAAAAGAATCCTCTACGGCGAAGCCAATTATCCAGCCATTGTTCGTGAAAACGGCTACTTTGTGGACAAGACCGCCTACATCGAAAAACTGGAATCCGTTAAAAATACCGTATTTCTGCGTCCAAGGCGTTTTGGAAAATCCCTCCTCTGCACCATGCTGGAGTCCTACTATTCGGTTTTATATAAAGAAAACTTTGAAGAGCTTTTCGGGCACACATGGATTGGCAAAAACCCAACGCCCCTGCACAATACTTTAAATTCATGTACCGGACATGACGGATAA
- a CDS encoding winged helix-turn-helix domain-containing protein: MKKQDARKLDHKTREAIRIRAVQQIEXGESPEVIARALGYHRSAIYQWIAKYRKGGLDALKTKPIPGRPVKFHTKDFDELFWKIADKNPMDYGFPFALWTREMIREFIKKEFDVSISNATVGRLLKKIGFSPQKPLKKA; encoded by the coding sequence ATGAAAAAACAAGACGCTAGAAAACTCGATCATAAGACCCGTGAGGCTATCCGTATACGCGCTGTCCAGCAGATCGAAYCGGGTGAAAGCCCAGAGGTTATCGCCAGGGCTCTGGGTTACCATCGATCCGCAATTTACCAGTGGATAGCCAAATACCGCAAAGGCGGCCTTGACGCTTTAAAGACGAAACCGATTCCAGGTCGGCCCGTTAAGTTCCATACCAAAGATTTTGATGAGCTTTTCTGGAAGATTGCGGATAAAAATCCTATGGACTACGGATTTCCATTTGCTCTGTGGACCCGTGAAATGATTCGGGAGTTTATCAAAAAGGAGTTCGATGTTTCCATAAGTAATGCCACTGTCGGTCGTCTTTTGAAAAAAATTGGTTTTTCGCCACAGAAGCCTTTAAAAAAAGCCTGA
- a CDS encoding DUF4435 domain-containing protein has protein sequence MIRVKTGIRAEEVRLKSQHVLFVEGKDKNSVDPKVLDALFGQSIRIEPLGASFSVRSVAEALFPYHPTYYFLIDRDHHDNTFIDKCWTNFPDPATHNLLVWRRREIENYFLEPEYLFQSRFCRVSQEELERQVLRFANERLYLDAANHVVTSIREELKRNWIQIFSNPADFPDKEKALQKLKNAGEFHQHSANVEQKVSAGEVERRFHSYLESMSGGKTPLALGTGDWLHMIQGKKVLAQLIHSGCFQVLDSNGKPVTGREKINAVIKDLLQQGMEKQPGDFVALKQLIDKRIKEKH, from the coding sequence ATGATCCGTGTAAAAACTGGCATCCGAGCCGAAGAAGTCAGGCTGAAAAGCCAGCATGTGCTTTTTGTGGAAGGAAAGGACAAAAATTCTGTTGATCCCAAGGTGTTGGATGCACTGTTTGGGCAAAGCATCCGCATCGAACCCCTGGGGGCTTCTTTCTCTGTAAGGAGCGTTGCAGAGGCTCTTTTCCCATACCACCCGACCTATTACTTCCTCATAGACCGGGACCACCACGACAATACGTTTATTGACAAATGCTGGACTAACTTCCCGGATCCAGCAACCCACAATCTTCTGGTCTGGCGGCGTCGTGAAATTGAAAACTATTTTTTGGAGCCGGAGTACCTGTTTCAATCCCGTTTCTGCAGGGTCAGTCAAGAGGAGCTGGAGCGACAGGTTCTGCGCTTTGCCAATGAAAGACTGTATCTGGATGCGGCAAATCATGTGGTGACATCCATTCGTGAGGAACTCAAACGAAACTGGATTCAGATATTCTCCAATCCTGCAGACTTCCCAGACAAAGAAAAAGCCCTGCAGAAACTGAAAAACGCCGGTGAGTTTCACCAGCATAGCGCAAATGTGGAACAGAAAGTTTCCGCAGGGGAAGTGGAAAGAAGATTCCATAGCTATCTGGAAAGTATGTCCGGCGGGAAAACTCCCCTTGCATTGGGAACTGGCGACTGGCTCCATATGATTCAGGGGAAAAAGGTACTTGCCCAGCTTATCCATTCGGGCTGTTTTCAGGTTCTGGACAGTAACGGAAAGCCGGTCACAGGTCGGGAGAAAATCAATGCTGTTATAAAGGATCTCCTGCAACAAGGCATGGAAAAACAGCCAGGCGATTTTGTAGCCTTAAAGCAGTTAATAGACAAAAGGATCAAAGAAAAGCATTGA